The Syngnathus acus chromosome 3, fSynAcu1.2, whole genome shotgun sequence genome includes a window with the following:
- the mrvi1 gene encoding uncharacterized protein mrvi1 gives MSDSNDVLEFPDSVMRDELEDSSDTNEFSEHELLDIMYNACKASSTGDVSASSILQYLQKVTARSQQQQGRLTSLQQLLDPECQDPVVSREMFHLTMKEWIAQCSQDSADVDSGDDVPYPDASVLPINGLEFSTTPSKAAPGDSQQCDCEAKELSATVSELKQAHRKLSEQNSSLLRTVAQCEDVNLQLTLEITELRAKLASSQRSAVRARSVTEELEETRRAFKEAQERASRTQANCTKLSNEVEYLKVHIRRLEDKNERLSFEKTCSEEGSNKLRKVNADLTAELQETLVMLTMKDREMTKKDILMDKMKSSHAENHNIIEGVQAELTRLHEHSHQVLSRYDRFCISSQSLYGREPPNRRSLQSEMQDLQQNRRAVDERSLPPLHTECEDIQSIIHKIKSAEKAHLWRNKYPERVSSSFETQEKPFPQHQQQQASIKQRLVNVLQDLELQKSVWEDKGVKVDEQWKTCEKEQKPNQTGKSVPQSKKVAIVKWWKALSVEGAKPRTGESKTFRELAEKARLHQAEQTITDMREQVCHLQASLKSVGEQKSSSRVVLVHKETNTESQDTHGAEGKRVTERRDASVATEPVRSPGGAASQRRQVQLGVTADALLSALRRMEAMLNSALESAKLVKESEKRVSQVRVRMESITQRVEAALGRTADTDLQLNSLEAQIVEKNKQSCPELSGDPDHLTERVTPHEDPVASPPPPPHVISDVSEAPQLPMNGDTEQDRCNKVEEEAKDFLQSSVPHNNTKESSKNSTAEGPFFFPLTRSRRCLPPAMPTVPEEEEDSPEDLDSSSSSPSTCAPAESRAAVMTGPTIIYPQQASVVQQDGRPLEHARPHSPRAHLARNFSTGSITTVDSTGHVIDLVKDKLPELQLSEEDRQKNLELLEQAKKVSDRFLMRRGRRSTSSLSDSTTEVTCSPQSISQHLDVASVRGQRDVEGNRLAVDWKPTEKRKVSSGTLTPRFAIPKENCEAKSPPGANKSDDGGRNSNQAPATGVAKPVPRPPTQQAPCTAEIKTIGAFPPLMRAVSWDAIGGINSRNGAEDASSDKTRDGILKSSVLRELPAPKLSKFREDHKLMRNQTIVGSKLPDLSEAAEQEKGTASSPNSSPSSEETKSDAMPNISDIMLRKLKLHRGLPGCPPPLTEKEVENAFVQLSLAFRNDNYTLETRLKQAERERNLTEEDTQKELEEFKVALKMTAPQWQNLEQREAYQRLIETLAVLHRLATRLSSRSEIVGAVRQEKRMSKATEVMMQYVENLKRTYEKDHAELTEFKKLANQNSNRCYGGSVETGDDGVSRASRSMSLTLGKALPRRRVSVAVVPKFNLLNIPGQMPPTAAPNAPTASTPAAALPALSEAGDVKGNSSQESTQQATTECGKSVTEQQEAEPAKPAVNLEEIRAEIRAELKAKIEEVAYNKGYQEGLKQNKAIQEEKREEDEAADKLLESKIRDEESGKKIKASRRMEEVLVLLSRICPKISWSKRLLSLMVFLVMCLIISIFTFFSGYYNKRDDT, from the exons ATGTCTGACAGCAATGATG TGTTGGAGTTTCCTGACAGTGTGATGAGGGACGAACTGGAGGACTCAAGCGACACAAATGAATTCTCTGAACATGAACTCCTTGACATCATGTACAATGCATGTAAAGCTTCCAGCACAG GAGACGTGTCAGCATCAAGCATCTTACAATACCTGCAGAAGGTGACGGCCCGgagtcagcagcagcagggccGCCTGACATCCTTGCAGCAGCTGCTGGACCCCGAGTGTCAGGACCCTGTTGTGAGCAGAGAGATGTTCCACCTGACTATGAAGGAGTGGATTGCCCAGTGCAGCCAGGACAG TGCTGACGTGGACAGTGGTGATGATGTACCTTACCCAGATGCTTCAGTACTGCCCATAAATG GTCTGGAATTTTCAACTACTCCTTCAAAGGCTGCTCCAGGCGACAGCCAACAATGTGACTG TGAAGCAAAAGAGCTGTCGGCAACAGTGTCCGAACTGAAGCAAGCCCATCGCAAGCTGAGCGAGCAGAACAGCAGCTTGCTGAGGACGGTGGCTCAGTGTGAAGATGTCAACCTGCAGCTCACCCTGGAGATCACTGAGCTGAGAGCAAAGCTGGCCAg TTCCCAGCGGTCAGCAGTTCGAGCGCGATCCGTAACAGAGGAACTGGAGGAGACCCGAAGAGCCTTTAAAGAAGCTCAGGAAAGAGCCAGCCGTACGCAAGCCAATTGCACCAAGCTG AGCAATGAGGTTGAATACCTGAAAGTTCACATCAGGAGGCTTGAAGACAAG AATGAAAGACTCTCCTTTGAAAAGACATGTTCAGAAGAAGGCTCGAACAAACTCCGCAAAGTCAATGCTGACTTGACG GCTGAACTTCAAGAAACTTTGGTCATGCTGACTATGAAAGACAGAGAAATGACCAAG AAAGACATTCTCATGGATAAGATGAAGAGTTCTCATGCGGAGAATCATAACATCATTGAG GGCGTGCAGGCCGAGCTGACGAGGTTACATGAACATTCACATCAAGTTCTGTCCAG GTATGACAGATTCTGCATCAGTTCTCAATCACTGTACGGCCGAGAGCCTCCAAACCGCCGCTCCCTGCAAAGTGAAATGCAAGACCTGCAGCAG AATCGCAGAGCTGTGGACGAAAGAAGCCTCCCTCCTCTCCATACAGAATGTGAGGACATTCAGAGCATCATCCATAAGATCAAATCTGCGGAAAAAGCTCATCTTTGGCGCAACAAGTACCCAGAAAGG GTCTCTTCCTCATTTGAAACCCAGGAAAAGCCTTTTCCTCAGCACCAGCAGCAACAGGCAAGCATCAAGCAGCGGCTTGTCAATGT GCTGCAGGACCTCGAGCTCCAGAAGTCTGTGTGGGAGGATAAAGGGGTGAAGGTGGACGAGCAGTGGAAAACTTGTGAGAAGGAGCAAAAACCAAACCAGACCGGGAAGTCGGTACCACAGTCCAAGAAAGTGGCCATCGTGAAGTGGTGGAAAGCGCTTAGCGTCGAGGGAGCAAAGCCCCGCACTGGCGAAAGCAAGACCTTCAGAGAGCTCGCCGAGAAAGCTCGGCTCCATCAAGCGGAGCAGACTATCACTGATATGAGGGAGCAGGTTTGCCACCTGCAAGCTTCTCTTAAGAGTGTAGGCGAGCAAAAAAGCAGTAGCAGAGTTGTTCTCGTACACAAGGAAACCAACACTGAGAGCCAGGATACACACGGAGCTGAGGGCAAACGCGTGACGGAGCGGAGGGATGCGTCGGTGGCCACAGAACCTGTTCGCAGCCCAGGTGGAGCAGCCTCACAGCGGCGACAAGTCCAACTTGGGGTGACGGCAGACGCGCTGCTGTCGGCCCTCAGAAGAATGGAGGCCATGCTCAACAGCGCATTGGAGTCGGCCAAGCTTGTGAAGGAGAGCGAGAAGAGGGTGAGCCAAGTGAGGGTGAGGATGGAGAGCATCACTCAGAGGGTGGAGGCCGCACTGGGACGGACAGCCGACACGGATTTGCAACTGAACTCACTTGAAGCTCAGatcgtggaaaaaaataaacag TCCTGTCCCGAGCTGTCAGGTGATCCAGACCACTTAACTGAGCGTGTTACACCACATGAAGACCCAGTTGCGAGTCCCCCGCCTCCGCCTCATGTAATCTCAGACGTCAGTGAGGCTCCGCAGCTTCCCATGAATG GTGACACAGAACAAGACAGATGCAATAAG GTCGAGGAAGAGGCGAAGGACTTTCTTCAGTCATCTGTCCCTCACAACAACACCAAGGAGTCCAGCAAGAATTCCACTGCTGAGGGCCCCTTCTTTTTCCCTCTCACCCGCTCCCGGCGGTGTCTACCCCCTGCCATGCCCACGGTGcctgaggaagaagaggactCCCCCGAGGATTTGGACAGTTCTTCAAGCTCGCCCAGTACG TGTGCACCTGCTGAGAGCAGAGCTGCTGTCATGACTGGCCCCACTATCATCTACCCACAACAGGCCTCCGTTGTCCAGCAAGATGGACGTCCTCTGGAGCACGCTAG GCCACACAGCCCAAGAGCTCATCTGGCAAGAAACTTCTCGACAGGATCCATCACCACAGTCG ACAGCACAGGTCATGTGATCGACCTGGTGAAGGACAAGCTGCCGGAGTTGCAGCTCTCAGAGGAAGATCGCCAGAAGAATCTGGAGCTGCTGGAACAAGCCAAAAAGGTCAGCGACCGCTTCCTGATGCGACGGGGCCGCCGTTCTACCAGCAGCCTTTCTGACTCGACCACAG AGGTGACTTGCAGTCCACAGTCGATCAGCCAG CATCTGGACGTTGCCTCAGTGAGGGGACAAAGGGATGTGGAG GGCAACAGACTAGCTGTGGACTGGAAGCCCACAGAGAAGAGGAAAGTGTCTTCTGGGACCCTAACGCCCCGTTTTGCCATTCCAAAGGAAAACTGTGAAGCCAAAAGTCCCCCGGGAGCCAATAAAAGTGACGACGGAGGACGAAATTCCAACCAGGCCCCGGCCACAGGGGTCGCCAAGCCCGTCCCTCGACCCCCAACGCAACAGGCCCCCTGTACTGCTGAAATTAAGACCATTGGTGCTTTCCCACCACTAATGAGGGCTGTTTCCTGGGATGCCATCGGGGGTATTAACTCCAGAAATGGAGCAGAAGACGCAAGCTCGGACAAAACCCGGGATGGCATTTTGAAATCCTCGGTGCTCAGAGAGCTCCCTGCACCCAAACTGTCCAAATTCAGAGAG GACCACAAGCTGATGCGTAACCAAACCATAGTCGGCTCCAAGTTACCGGATTTGAGTGAAGCTGCTGAACAGGAAAAAG GGACCGCTTCTTCTCCAAATTCCTCACCAAGCAGCGAGGAGACCAAGTCGGACGCCATGCCAAACATCTCCGACATCATGCTGAGAAAACTCAAACTTCATCGGGGCCTTCCCGGCTG TCCACCTCCACTCACAGAAAAAGAAGTTGAG AATGCGTTTGTCCAGCTGTCATTGGCCTTTCGTAATGACAACTACACCCTGGAGACCCGCCTCAAACAGGCAGAGAGGGAGAGGAACTTAACTGAGGAAGATACACAAAAGGAACTTGAAGAATTCAAAGTTGCACTGAAG ATGACTGCCCCACAGTGGCAGAACCTGGAGCAGCGTGAGGCCTACCAGAGGCTCATAGAGACGCTGGCAGTGCTCCATCGGCTGGCCACTCGCCTCTCGAGCAGATCCGAGATAGTTGGAGCCGTTCGACAG GAGAAACGCATGAGCAAAGCCACAGAGGTCATGATGCAATACGTTGAAAACCTCAAGAGGACATATGAGAAAGACCACGCCGAACTGACGGAATTTAAAAAGCTCGCCAACCAGAACTCTAATCGCTGCTATGGAGGCTCCGTAGAAACTGGAG ATGATGGCGTTTCTCGTGCTTCAAGATCCATGTCGCTCACTCTCGGAAAG GCGCTGCCCAGACGCAGAGTGAGTGTTGCTGTGGTCCCCAAGTTTAATCTCCTGAACATTCCAGGTCAGATGCCTCCCACTGCCGCCCCCAATGCGCCAACAGCTTCCACGCCTGCTGCGGCTCTTCCTGCCTTG AGTGAAGCCGGTGATGTGAAAGGAAACTCCTCACAAGAATCGACACAACAGGCGACAACAGAGTG